A window of Apium graveolens cultivar Ventura chromosome 8, ASM990537v1, whole genome shotgun sequence contains these coding sequences:
- the LOC141679497 gene encoding uncharacterized protein LOC141679497 has translation MDVEGEKWVTLPKYSDRYRKEVEAFVNQAFSRYAVGNELKCPCKKCGNRFWSGAKAIHEHLVCNGLCPHSVEWIYEVSTHEINRVADEMDINIGLGLGDEFDAMIHNAYGTNDITDHVGRTGLNDDARKFYRLVKEGGQPESGFSDLLELIKEVFPYVNLPSSFSAAKGMIKDLGLDYQKIHACPNDCMLFWAENERLENCAKCGTSRWRVVEKKAKARSDTNIELASNPKIPAKVTRYIPLKPRLQRMFLSSDFSSLMTWHALSRKKDGWLRHPADGKGWKSTDSKYPDSET, from the exons ATGGATGTTGAAGGAGAGAAATGGGTAACACTTCCCAAGTATAGTGATAGATATAGGAAGGAAGTTGAAGCTTTTGTTAACCAAGCATTTTCCCGATATGCCGTAGGAAACGAGCTTAAGTGCCCTTGTAAGAAATGTGGTAATCGTTTTTGGAGTGGTGCTAAGGCTATACACGAACATCTAGTCTGTAATGGTCTTTGTCCCCATTCCGTTGAATGGATTTACGAGGTCTCAACCCATGAGATAAATAGGGTTGCTGATGAGATGGATATTAATATAGGTCTAGGTCTTGGAGATGAATTTGATGCTATGATACACAATGCATATGGTACTAATGACATTACTGACCACGTTGGTAGAACAGGACTAAACGATGACGCAAGGAAATTTTATCGCCTTGTTAAGGAGGGTGGACAACC CGAATCAGGATTTAGTGACTTACTTGAATTGATAAAGGAGGTTTTCCCTTATGTAAATCTTCCGTCTTCTTTTAGTGCGGCAAAGGGTATGATTAAAGACCTAGGACTTGATTACCAAAAGATACATGCATGTCCAAATGACTGCATGCTCTTTTGGGCAGAAAACGAGAGGCTGGAGAATTGTGCTAAGTGTGGAACATCAAGATGGAGAGTAGTTGAAAAGAAGGCGAAGGCCAGGTCTGATACAAACATAGAACTAGCATCGAATCCTAAAATCCCGGCTAAAGTGACGAGATACATCCCTTTAAAGCCAAGGCTGCAGAGAATGTTCTTGAGCTCTGATTTCTCGAGCTTAATGACATGGCATGCTTTATCACGAAAGAAAGATGGATGGCTAAGGCATCCGGCTGATGGAAAGGGTTGGAAGTCGACGGACAGTAAATATCCTGATTCGGAAACATAA